One window of the Xenopus tropicalis strain Nigerian chromosome 10, UCB_Xtro_10.0, whole genome shotgun sequence genome contains the following:
- the stau1 gene encoding double-stranded RNA-binding protein Staufen homolog 1 isoform X5 produces the protein MDVNMSQVPNSPAATLSGSQILNKNQHSPLPQPLSIPSTASPLPSENAVSSNMANPKEKTPMCLVNELARFNKIQPVYKLLSEQGPAHSKMFTVQLTLGDQYWEAEGTSIKKAQHAAAAKALEGTKYPKPTVRPVRDSITPTVELNALCMKLGRKPTYKPLDPYTGIRSAYNYNMRGGGYPPRYFYPFPVAPILYQVELSIGGQQFHGKGRTRQAAKHDAAAKALKSLQHEPLPDKPAVNGKAADEENLNKSEISQVFEIALKRNMSVNFEVTKETGPPHMKSFVTKVIVGEFLGEGEGKSKKISKKNAAISVLEELRKLPPLPTVEKMKPKIKKKTKSIVKLPTSPEYGQGMNPISRLAQIQQAKKDKEPEYILITERGLPRRREFVMQVKVGNHSAEGMGTNKKVAKRNAAENMLELLGFKVPPPPPKPALKTEEKLPLKKPGDGRKVTFYEPGSGEDTSNNNKDDEFRMPFHSHQQLPAGILPMVPEVAQAVGVNQGLHTKEFNRVAPNPAKATVTAMIARELLYAGISPTADTILKNNNNAAGLVLHGPFTRPSEQLNYLSRVQGVEVEYKDFPKNNKNEFVSLINCSSQPPLISHGIGKDVESCHDMAALNILKLLSELDQQNPEMPRTGNGPMSVCVKPEMESDPLLKPANSNTLGQTLDSTA, from the exons ATGGACGTTAACATGTCTCAAGTTCCCAACTCGCCTGCCGCCACCCTCTCAGGGAGCCAAATCCTGAACAAGAACCAGCATTCTCCTCTACCCCAGCCTTTGAGTATTCCTTCTACTGCCAGTCCGCTGCCCTCTGAAAATGCAG TTTCTTCTAACATGGCAAACCCCAAAGAGAAAACCCCCATGTGTCTTGTGAATGAGTTAGCCCGTTTCAACAAAATTCAGCCCGTATATAAACTGCTGAGTGAACAAGGTCCGGCTCATTCAAAG ATGTTCACAGTGCAGCTCACTCTAGGGGACCAGTACTGGGAGGCCGAAGGGACGAGTATTAAAAAAGCTCAACACGCCGCTGCCGCCAAAGCCTTGGAGGGGACAAAGTACCCCAAGCCTACAGTCCGCCCTGTCCGCG ATAGCATCACGCCAACGGTTGAACTTAACGCACTGTGCATGAAACTCGGAAGGAAACCCACATACAAACCATTGGATCCCTACACCGGGATCCGCTCGGCTTATAACTACAATATGCGAGGCGGAGGTTACCCCCCACG GTACTTCTACCCATTTCCTGTGGCTCCTATCCTTTATCAAGTGGAATTGTCCATTGGAGGGCAGCAGTTCCATGGGAAAGGAAGGACAAGGCAGGCCGCCAAGCACGATGCCGCAGCCAAAGCACTAAAGAGCCTACAACACGAGCCTCTCCCTGACAAACCAGCG GTGAACGGGAAAGCGGCAGATGAAGAAAATCTTAATAAATCTGAAATAAGCCAAgtgtttgaaattgcacttaAACGGAACATGTCTGTGAATTTTGAG GTAACCAAGGAAACCGGCCCTCCCCACATGAAGAGTTTTGTAACTAAAGTAATAGTTGGTGAGTTTCTGGGTGAAGGTGAAGGAAAGAGCAAAAAGATATCAAAGAAGAACGCTGCTATATCCGTGCTAGAGGAGCTCCGAAAACTGCCCCCTCTTCCAACAGTGGAGAAAATGAAGccaaaaatcaaaaagaaaacaaagtccATTGTAAAG CTTCCTACTAGTCCTGAATATGGTCAGGGGATGAACCCAATCAGCAGGCTGGCACAGATTCAGCAAGCCAAGAAAGATAAAGAACCCGAATATATTCTCATCACAGAGAGGGGCCTCCCGAGGCGCCGGGAGTTTGTCATGCAG GTTAAAGTAGGGAATCATTCAGCCGAGGGCATGGGCACCAACAAGAAAGTCGCCAAAAGGAACGCTGCTGAAAATATGTTGGAACTTCTAGGTTTTAAAGTCCCTCCACCTCCCCCAAAACCTGCACTCAAGACTGAAGAAAAG ctcCCTTTGAAGAAACCAGGAGATGGAAGGAAAGTGACCTTTTATGAGCCCGGATCAGGAGAAGATACTTCTAACA ATAACAAAGATGACGAGTTCCGGATGCCTTTTCACAGccatcagcagcttcctgcgggAATCCTCCCCATGGTCCCTGAGGTTGCACAAGCGGTTGGGGTTAATCAAGGACTTCACACCAAAGAATTTAACAGGGTGGCCCCCAACCCGGCCAAGGCAACTGTGACCGCCATGATAGCTAGAGAGCTGCTGTACGCGGGCATCTCCCCAACGGCTGACACCATCCTGAAGAATAACAACAACGCTGCTGGCCTTGTGCTTCACGGTCCATTTACCCGGCCCTCTGAGCAACTAAACTATCTCTCTAGAGTCCAAGGAGTAGAG gttGAATATAAAGACTTTCCGAAGAATAATAAGAATGAGTTTGTCTCTCTCATAAACTGTTCTTCTCAACCGCCATTAATCAGCCACGGCATTGGCAAGGATGTGGAATCCTGTCACGATATG GCTGCATTGAACATCTTGAAATTGCTGTCTGAGCTGGACCAACAAAACCCAGAGATGCCCAGAACAGGAAATGGACCAATGTCTGT ATGTGTAAAACCCGAAATGGAAAGTGATCCTCTCCTCAAACCGGCTAACTCAAACACCTTGGGACAAACACTGGACAGTACAGCCTGA
- the stau1 gene encoding double-stranded RNA-binding protein Staufen homolog 1 isoform X1 → MDVNMSQVPNSPAATLSGSQILNKNQHSPLPQPLSIPSTASPLPSENAGRPLQNSALPSPSVTSSSPAAVSSNMANPKEKTPMCLVNELARFNKIQPVYKLLSEQGPAHSKVIPLGRWQDYSLLERVGEDRPRQMFTVQLTLGDQYWEAEGTSIKKAQHAAAAKALEGTKYPKPTVRPVRGERKYPDSITPTVELNALCMKLGRKPTYKPLDPYTGIRSAYNYNMRGGGYPPRYFYPFPVAPILYQVELSIGGQQFHGKGRTRQAAKHDAAAKALKSLQHEPLPDKPAVNGKAADEENLNKSEISQVFEIALKRNMSVNFEVTKETGPPHMKSFVTKVIVGEFLGEGEGKSKKISKKNAAISVLEELRKLPPLPTVEKMKPKIKKKTKSIVKLPTSPEYGQGMNPISRLAQIQQAKKDKEPEYILITERGLPRRREFVMQVKVGNHSAEGMGTNKKVAKRNAAENMLELLGFKVPPPPPKPALKTEEKLPLKKPGDGRKVTFYEPGSGEDTSNNNKDDEFRMPFHSHQQLPAGILPMVPEVAQAVGVNQGLHTKEFNRVAPNPAKATVTAMIARELLYAGISPTADTILKNNNNAAGLVLHGPFTRPSEQLNYLSRVQGVEVEYKDFPKNNKNEFVSLINCSSQPPLISHGIGKDVESCHDMAALNILKLLSELDQQNPEMPRTGNGPMSVCVKPEMESDPLLKPANSNTLGQTLDSTA, encoded by the exons ATGGACGTTAACATGTCTCAAGTTCCCAACTCGCCTGCCGCCACCCTCTCAGGGAGCCAAATCCTGAACAAGAACCAGCATTCTCCTCTACCCCAGCCTTTGAGTATTCCTTCTACTGCCAGTCCGCTGCCCTCTGAAAATGCAGGTAGACCTCTTCAAAACTCTGCTTTACCCTCTCCATCTGTCACATCCAGCAGTCCAGCTGCAG TTTCTTCTAACATGGCAAACCCCAAAGAGAAAACCCCCATGTGTCTTGTGAATGAGTTAGCCCGTTTCAACAAAATTCAGCCCGTATATAAACTGCTGAGTGAACAAGGTCCGGCTCATTCAAAG GTCATTCCACTAGGACGGTGGCAGGATTACAGCCTTCTTGAGAGAGTGGGAGAAGATCGCCCAAGACAA ATGTTCACAGTGCAGCTCACTCTAGGGGACCAGTACTGGGAGGCCGAAGGGACGAGTATTAAAAAAGCTCAACACGCCGCTGCCGCCAAAGCCTTGGAGGGGACAAAGTACCCCAAGCCTACAGTCCGCCCTGTCCGCGGTGAGAGAAAATACCCAG ATAGCATCACGCCAACGGTTGAACTTAACGCACTGTGCATGAAACTCGGAAGGAAACCCACATACAAACCATTGGATCCCTACACCGGGATCCGCTCGGCTTATAACTACAATATGCGAGGCGGAGGTTACCCCCCACG GTACTTCTACCCATTTCCTGTGGCTCCTATCCTTTATCAAGTGGAATTGTCCATTGGAGGGCAGCAGTTCCATGGGAAAGGAAGGACAAGGCAGGCCGCCAAGCACGATGCCGCAGCCAAAGCACTAAAGAGCCTACAACACGAGCCTCTCCCTGACAAACCAGCG GTGAACGGGAAAGCGGCAGATGAAGAAAATCTTAATAAATCTGAAATAAGCCAAgtgtttgaaattgcacttaAACGGAACATGTCTGTGAATTTTGAG GTAACCAAGGAAACCGGCCCTCCCCACATGAAGAGTTTTGTAACTAAAGTAATAGTTGGTGAGTTTCTGGGTGAAGGTGAAGGAAAGAGCAAAAAGATATCAAAGAAGAACGCTGCTATATCCGTGCTAGAGGAGCTCCGAAAACTGCCCCCTCTTCCAACAGTGGAGAAAATGAAGccaaaaatcaaaaagaaaacaaagtccATTGTAAAG CTTCCTACTAGTCCTGAATATGGTCAGGGGATGAACCCAATCAGCAGGCTGGCACAGATTCAGCAAGCCAAGAAAGATAAAGAACCCGAATATATTCTCATCACAGAGAGGGGCCTCCCGAGGCGCCGGGAGTTTGTCATGCAG GTTAAAGTAGGGAATCATTCAGCCGAGGGCATGGGCACCAACAAGAAAGTCGCCAAAAGGAACGCTGCTGAAAATATGTTGGAACTTCTAGGTTTTAAAGTCCCTCCACCTCCCCCAAAACCTGCACTCAAGACTGAAGAAAAG ctcCCTTTGAAGAAACCAGGAGATGGAAGGAAAGTGACCTTTTATGAGCCCGGATCAGGAGAAGATACTTCTAACA ATAACAAAGATGACGAGTTCCGGATGCCTTTTCACAGccatcagcagcttcctgcgggAATCCTCCCCATGGTCCCTGAGGTTGCACAAGCGGTTGGGGTTAATCAAGGACTTCACACCAAAGAATTTAACAGGGTGGCCCCCAACCCGGCCAAGGCAACTGTGACCGCCATGATAGCTAGAGAGCTGCTGTACGCGGGCATCTCCCCAACGGCTGACACCATCCTGAAGAATAACAACAACGCTGCTGGCCTTGTGCTTCACGGTCCATTTACCCGGCCCTCTGAGCAACTAAACTATCTCTCTAGAGTCCAAGGAGTAGAG gttGAATATAAAGACTTTCCGAAGAATAATAAGAATGAGTTTGTCTCTCTCATAAACTGTTCTTCTCAACCGCCATTAATCAGCCACGGCATTGGCAAGGATGTGGAATCCTGTCACGATATG GCTGCATTGAACATCTTGAAATTGCTGTCTGAGCTGGACCAACAAAACCCAGAGATGCCCAGAACAGGAAATGGACCAATGTCTGT ATGTGTAAAACCCGAAATGGAAAGTGATCCTCTCCTCAAACCGGCTAACTCAAACACCTTGGGACAAACACTGGACAGTACAGCCTGA
- the stau1 gene encoding double-stranded RNA-binding protein Staufen homolog 1 isoform 1 (isoform 1 is encoded by transcript variant 1; The RefSeq protein has 2 substitutions compared to this genomic sequence), giving the protein MDVNMSQVLNSPAATLSGSQILNKNQHSPLPQPLSIPSTASPLPSENAGRPLQNSALPSPSVTSSSPAAVSSNMANPKEKTPMCLVNELARFNKIQPIYKLLSEQGPAHSKMFTVQLTLGDQYWEAEGTSIKKAQHAAAAKALEGTKYPKPTVRPVRGERKYPDSITPTVELNALCMKLGRKPTYKPLDPYTGIRSAYNYNMRGGGYPPRYFYPFPVAPILYQVELSIGGQQFHGKGRTRQAAKHDAAAKALKSLQHEPLPDKPAVNGKAADEENLNKSEISQVFEIALKRNMSVNFEVTKETGPPHMKSFVTKVIVGEFLGEGEGKSKKISKKNAAISVLEELRKLPPLPTVEKMKPKIKKKTKSIVKLPTSPEYGQGMNPISRLAQIQQAKKDKEPEYILITERGLPRRREFVMQVKVGNHSAEGMGTNKKVAKRNAAENMLELLGFKVPPPPPKPALKTEEKLPLKKPGDGRKVTFYEPGSGEDTSNNNKDDEFRMPFHSHQQLPAGILPMVPEVAQAVGVNQGLHTKEFNRVAPNPAKATVTAMIARELLYAGISPTADTILKNNNNAAGLVLHGPFTRPSEQLNYLSRVQGVEVEYKDFPKNNKNEFVSLINCSSQPPLISHGIGKDVESCHDMAALNILKLLSELDQQNPEMPRTGNGPMSVCVKPEMESDPLLKPANSNTLGQTLDSTA; this is encoded by the exons ATGGACGTTAACATGTCTCAAGTTCCCAACTCGCCTGCCGCCACCCTCTCAGGGAGCCAAATCCTGAACAAGAACCAGCATTCTCCTCTACCCCAGCCTTTGAGTATTCCTTCTACTGCCAGTCCGCTGCCCTCTGAAAATGCAGGTAGACCTCTTCAAAACTCTGCTTTACCCTCTCCATCTGTCACATCCAGCAGTCCAGCTGCAG TTTCTTCTAACATGGCAAACCCCAAAGAGAAAACCCCCATGTGTCTTGTGAATGAGTTAGCCCGTTTCAACAAAATTCAGCCCGTATATAAACTGCTGAGTGAACAAGGTCCGGCTCATTCAAAG ATGTTCACAGTGCAGCTCACTCTAGGGGACCAGTACTGGGAGGCCGAAGGGACGAGTATTAAAAAAGCTCAACACGCCGCTGCCGCCAAAGCCTTGGAGGGGACAAAGTACCCCAAGCCTACAGTCCGCCCTGTCCGCGGTGAGAGAAAATACCCAG ATAGCATCACGCCAACGGTTGAACTTAACGCACTGTGCATGAAACTCGGAAGGAAACCCACATACAAACCATTGGATCCCTACACCGGGATCCGCTCGGCTTATAACTACAATATGCGAGGCGGAGGTTACCCCCCACG GTACTTCTACCCATTTCCTGTGGCTCCTATCCTTTATCAAGTGGAATTGTCCATTGGAGGGCAGCAGTTCCATGGGAAAGGAAGGACAAGGCAGGCCGCCAAGCACGATGCCGCAGCCAAAGCACTAAAGAGCCTACAACACGAGCCTCTCCCTGACAAACCAGCG GTGAACGGGAAAGCGGCAGATGAAGAAAATCTTAATAAATCTGAAATAAGCCAAgtgtttgaaattgcacttaAACGGAACATGTCTGTGAATTTTGAG GTAACCAAGGAAACCGGCCCTCCCCACATGAAGAGTTTTGTAACTAAAGTAATAGTTGGTGAGTTTCTGGGTGAAGGTGAAGGAAAGAGCAAAAAGATATCAAAGAAGAACGCTGCTATATCCGTGCTAGAGGAGCTCCGAAAACTGCCCCCTCTTCCAACAGTGGAGAAAATGAAGccaaaaatcaaaaagaaaacaaagtccATTGTAAAG CTTCCTACTAGTCCTGAATATGGTCAGGGGATGAACCCAATCAGCAGGCTGGCACAGATTCAGCAAGCCAAGAAAGATAAAGAACCCGAATATATTCTCATCACAGAGAGGGGCCTCCCGAGGCGCCGGGAGTTTGTCATGCAG GTTAAAGTAGGGAATCATTCAGCCGAGGGCATGGGCACCAACAAGAAAGTCGCCAAAAGGAACGCTGCTGAAAATATGTTGGAACTTCTAGGTTTTAAAGTCCCTCCACCTCCCCCAAAACCTGCACTCAAGACTGAAGAAAAG ctcCCTTTGAAGAAACCAGGAGATGGAAGGAAAGTGACCTTTTATGAGCCCGGATCAGGAGAAGATACTTCTAACA ATAACAAAGATGACGAGTTCCGGATGCCTTTTCACAGccatcagcagcttcctgcgggAATCCTCCCCATGGTCCCTGAGGTTGCACAAGCGGTTGGGGTTAATCAAGGACTTCACACCAAAGAATTTAACAGGGTGGCCCCCAACCCGGCCAAGGCAACTGTGACCGCCATGATAGCTAGAGAGCTGCTGTACGCGGGCATCTCCCCAACGGCTGACACCATCCTGAAGAATAACAACAACGCTGCTGGCCTTGTGCTTCACGGTCCATTTACCCGGCCCTCTGAGCAACTAAACTATCTCTCTAGAGTCCAAGGAGTAGAG gttGAATATAAAGACTTTCCGAAGAATAATAAGAATGAGTTTGTCTCTCTCATAAACTGTTCTTCTCAACCGCCATTAATCAGCCACGGCATTGGCAAGGATGTGGAATCCTGTCACGATATG GCTGCATTGAACATCTTGAAATTGCTGTCTGAGCTGGACCAACAAAACCCAGAGATGCCCAGAACAGGAAATGGACCAATGTCTGT ATGTGTAAAACCCGAAATGGAAAGTGATCCTCTCCTCAAACCGGCTAACTCAAACACCTTGGGACAAACACTGGACAGTACAGCCTGA
- the stau1 gene encoding double-stranded RNA-binding protein Staufen homolog 1 isoform X2 translates to MDVNMSQVPNSPAATLSGSQILNKNQHSPLPQPLSIPSTASPLPSENAGRPLQNSALPSPSVTSSSPAAVSSNMANPKEKTPMCLVNELARFNKIQPVYKLLSEQGPAHSKVIPLGRWQDYSLLERVGEDRPRQMFTVQLTLGDQYWEAEGTSIKKAQHAAAAKALEGTKYPKPTVRPVRDSITPTVELNALCMKLGRKPTYKPLDPYTGIRSAYNYNMRGGGYPPRYFYPFPVAPILYQVELSIGGQQFHGKGRTRQAAKHDAAAKALKSLQHEPLPDKPAVNGKAADEENLNKSEISQVFEIALKRNMSVNFEVTKETGPPHMKSFVTKVIVGEFLGEGEGKSKKISKKNAAISVLEELRKLPPLPTVEKMKPKIKKKTKSIVKLPTSPEYGQGMNPISRLAQIQQAKKDKEPEYILITERGLPRRREFVMQVKVGNHSAEGMGTNKKVAKRNAAENMLELLGFKVPPPPPKPALKTEEKLPLKKPGDGRKVTFYEPGSGEDTSNNNKDDEFRMPFHSHQQLPAGILPMVPEVAQAVGVNQGLHTKEFNRVAPNPAKATVTAMIARELLYAGISPTADTILKNNNNAAGLVLHGPFTRPSEQLNYLSRVQGVEVEYKDFPKNNKNEFVSLINCSSQPPLISHGIGKDVESCHDMAALNILKLLSELDQQNPEMPRTGNGPMSVCVKPEMESDPLLKPANSNTLGQTLDSTA, encoded by the exons ATGGACGTTAACATGTCTCAAGTTCCCAACTCGCCTGCCGCCACCCTCTCAGGGAGCCAAATCCTGAACAAGAACCAGCATTCTCCTCTACCCCAGCCTTTGAGTATTCCTTCTACTGCCAGTCCGCTGCCCTCTGAAAATGCAGGTAGACCTCTTCAAAACTCTGCTTTACCCTCTCCATCTGTCACATCCAGCAGTCCAGCTGCAG TTTCTTCTAACATGGCAAACCCCAAAGAGAAAACCCCCATGTGTCTTGTGAATGAGTTAGCCCGTTTCAACAAAATTCAGCCCGTATATAAACTGCTGAGTGAACAAGGTCCGGCTCATTCAAAG GTCATTCCACTAGGACGGTGGCAGGATTACAGCCTTCTTGAGAGAGTGGGAGAAGATCGCCCAAGACAA ATGTTCACAGTGCAGCTCACTCTAGGGGACCAGTACTGGGAGGCCGAAGGGACGAGTATTAAAAAAGCTCAACACGCCGCTGCCGCCAAAGCCTTGGAGGGGACAAAGTACCCCAAGCCTACAGTCCGCCCTGTCCGCG ATAGCATCACGCCAACGGTTGAACTTAACGCACTGTGCATGAAACTCGGAAGGAAACCCACATACAAACCATTGGATCCCTACACCGGGATCCGCTCGGCTTATAACTACAATATGCGAGGCGGAGGTTACCCCCCACG GTACTTCTACCCATTTCCTGTGGCTCCTATCCTTTATCAAGTGGAATTGTCCATTGGAGGGCAGCAGTTCCATGGGAAAGGAAGGACAAGGCAGGCCGCCAAGCACGATGCCGCAGCCAAAGCACTAAAGAGCCTACAACACGAGCCTCTCCCTGACAAACCAGCG GTGAACGGGAAAGCGGCAGATGAAGAAAATCTTAATAAATCTGAAATAAGCCAAgtgtttgaaattgcacttaAACGGAACATGTCTGTGAATTTTGAG GTAACCAAGGAAACCGGCCCTCCCCACATGAAGAGTTTTGTAACTAAAGTAATAGTTGGTGAGTTTCTGGGTGAAGGTGAAGGAAAGAGCAAAAAGATATCAAAGAAGAACGCTGCTATATCCGTGCTAGAGGAGCTCCGAAAACTGCCCCCTCTTCCAACAGTGGAGAAAATGAAGccaaaaatcaaaaagaaaacaaagtccATTGTAAAG CTTCCTACTAGTCCTGAATATGGTCAGGGGATGAACCCAATCAGCAGGCTGGCACAGATTCAGCAAGCCAAGAAAGATAAAGAACCCGAATATATTCTCATCACAGAGAGGGGCCTCCCGAGGCGCCGGGAGTTTGTCATGCAG GTTAAAGTAGGGAATCATTCAGCCGAGGGCATGGGCACCAACAAGAAAGTCGCCAAAAGGAACGCTGCTGAAAATATGTTGGAACTTCTAGGTTTTAAAGTCCCTCCACCTCCCCCAAAACCTGCACTCAAGACTGAAGAAAAG ctcCCTTTGAAGAAACCAGGAGATGGAAGGAAAGTGACCTTTTATGAGCCCGGATCAGGAGAAGATACTTCTAACA ATAACAAAGATGACGAGTTCCGGATGCCTTTTCACAGccatcagcagcttcctgcgggAATCCTCCCCATGGTCCCTGAGGTTGCACAAGCGGTTGGGGTTAATCAAGGACTTCACACCAAAGAATTTAACAGGGTGGCCCCCAACCCGGCCAAGGCAACTGTGACCGCCATGATAGCTAGAGAGCTGCTGTACGCGGGCATCTCCCCAACGGCTGACACCATCCTGAAGAATAACAACAACGCTGCTGGCCTTGTGCTTCACGGTCCATTTACCCGGCCCTCTGAGCAACTAAACTATCTCTCTAGAGTCCAAGGAGTAGAG gttGAATATAAAGACTTTCCGAAGAATAATAAGAATGAGTTTGTCTCTCTCATAAACTGTTCTTCTCAACCGCCATTAATCAGCCACGGCATTGGCAAGGATGTGGAATCCTGTCACGATATG GCTGCATTGAACATCTTGAAATTGCTGTCTGAGCTGGACCAACAAAACCCAGAGATGCCCAGAACAGGAAATGGACCAATGTCTGT ATGTGTAAAACCCGAAATGGAAAGTGATCCTCTCCTCAAACCGGCTAACTCAAACACCTTGGGACAAACACTGGACAGTACAGCCTGA
- the stau1 gene encoding double-stranded RNA-binding protein Staufen homolog 1 isoform X4, with protein MDVNMSQVPNSPAATLSGSQILNKNQHSPLPQPLSIPSTASPLPSENAVSSNMANPKEKTPMCLVNELARFNKIQPVYKLLSEQGPAHSKVIPLGRWQDYSLLERVGEDRPRQMFTVQLTLGDQYWEAEGTSIKKAQHAAAAKALEGTKYPKPTVRPVRDSITPTVELNALCMKLGRKPTYKPLDPYTGIRSAYNYNMRGGGYPPRYFYPFPVAPILYQVELSIGGQQFHGKGRTRQAAKHDAAAKALKSLQHEPLPDKPAVNGKAADEENLNKSEISQVFEIALKRNMSVNFEVTKETGPPHMKSFVTKVIVGEFLGEGEGKSKKISKKNAAISVLEELRKLPPLPTVEKMKPKIKKKTKSIVKLPTSPEYGQGMNPISRLAQIQQAKKDKEPEYILITERGLPRRREFVMQVKVGNHSAEGMGTNKKVAKRNAAENMLELLGFKVPPPPPKPALKTEEKLPLKKPGDGRKVTFYEPGSGEDTSNNNKDDEFRMPFHSHQQLPAGILPMVPEVAQAVGVNQGLHTKEFNRVAPNPAKATVTAMIARELLYAGISPTADTILKNNNNAAGLVLHGPFTRPSEQLNYLSRVQGVEVEYKDFPKNNKNEFVSLINCSSQPPLISHGIGKDVESCHDMAALNILKLLSELDQQNPEMPRTGNGPMSVCVKPEMESDPLLKPANSNTLGQTLDSTA; from the exons ATGGACGTTAACATGTCTCAAGTTCCCAACTCGCCTGCCGCCACCCTCTCAGGGAGCCAAATCCTGAACAAGAACCAGCATTCTCCTCTACCCCAGCCTTTGAGTATTCCTTCTACTGCCAGTCCGCTGCCCTCTGAAAATGCAG TTTCTTCTAACATGGCAAACCCCAAAGAGAAAACCCCCATGTGTCTTGTGAATGAGTTAGCCCGTTTCAACAAAATTCAGCCCGTATATAAACTGCTGAGTGAACAAGGTCCGGCTCATTCAAAG GTCATTCCACTAGGACGGTGGCAGGATTACAGCCTTCTTGAGAGAGTGGGAGAAGATCGCCCAAGACAA ATGTTCACAGTGCAGCTCACTCTAGGGGACCAGTACTGGGAGGCCGAAGGGACGAGTATTAAAAAAGCTCAACACGCCGCTGCCGCCAAAGCCTTGGAGGGGACAAAGTACCCCAAGCCTACAGTCCGCCCTGTCCGCG ATAGCATCACGCCAACGGTTGAACTTAACGCACTGTGCATGAAACTCGGAAGGAAACCCACATACAAACCATTGGATCCCTACACCGGGATCCGCTCGGCTTATAACTACAATATGCGAGGCGGAGGTTACCCCCCACG GTACTTCTACCCATTTCCTGTGGCTCCTATCCTTTATCAAGTGGAATTGTCCATTGGAGGGCAGCAGTTCCATGGGAAAGGAAGGACAAGGCAGGCCGCCAAGCACGATGCCGCAGCCAAAGCACTAAAGAGCCTACAACACGAGCCTCTCCCTGACAAACCAGCG GTGAACGGGAAAGCGGCAGATGAAGAAAATCTTAATAAATCTGAAATAAGCCAAgtgtttgaaattgcacttaAACGGAACATGTCTGTGAATTTTGAG GTAACCAAGGAAACCGGCCCTCCCCACATGAAGAGTTTTGTAACTAAAGTAATAGTTGGTGAGTTTCTGGGTGAAGGTGAAGGAAAGAGCAAAAAGATATCAAAGAAGAACGCTGCTATATCCGTGCTAGAGGAGCTCCGAAAACTGCCCCCTCTTCCAACAGTGGAGAAAATGAAGccaaaaatcaaaaagaaaacaaagtccATTGTAAAG CTTCCTACTAGTCCTGAATATGGTCAGGGGATGAACCCAATCAGCAGGCTGGCACAGATTCAGCAAGCCAAGAAAGATAAAGAACCCGAATATATTCTCATCACAGAGAGGGGCCTCCCGAGGCGCCGGGAGTTTGTCATGCAG GTTAAAGTAGGGAATCATTCAGCCGAGGGCATGGGCACCAACAAGAAAGTCGCCAAAAGGAACGCTGCTGAAAATATGTTGGAACTTCTAGGTTTTAAAGTCCCTCCACCTCCCCCAAAACCTGCACTCAAGACTGAAGAAAAG ctcCCTTTGAAGAAACCAGGAGATGGAAGGAAAGTGACCTTTTATGAGCCCGGATCAGGAGAAGATACTTCTAACA ATAACAAAGATGACGAGTTCCGGATGCCTTTTCACAGccatcagcagcttcctgcgggAATCCTCCCCATGGTCCCTGAGGTTGCACAAGCGGTTGGGGTTAATCAAGGACTTCACACCAAAGAATTTAACAGGGTGGCCCCCAACCCGGCCAAGGCAACTGTGACCGCCATGATAGCTAGAGAGCTGCTGTACGCGGGCATCTCCCCAACGGCTGACACCATCCTGAAGAATAACAACAACGCTGCTGGCCTTGTGCTTCACGGTCCATTTACCCGGCCCTCTGAGCAACTAAACTATCTCTCTAGAGTCCAAGGAGTAGAG gttGAATATAAAGACTTTCCGAAGAATAATAAGAATGAGTTTGTCTCTCTCATAAACTGTTCTTCTCAACCGCCATTAATCAGCCACGGCATTGGCAAGGATGTGGAATCCTGTCACGATATG GCTGCATTGAACATCTTGAAATTGCTGTCTGAGCTGGACCAACAAAACCCAGAGATGCCCAGAACAGGAAATGGACCAATGTCTGT ATGTGTAAAACCCGAAATGGAAAGTGATCCTCTCCTCAAACCGGCTAACTCAAACACCTTGGGACAAACACTGGACAGTACAGCCTGA